The following coding sequences are from one Pseudonocardia sp. EC080619-01 window:
- a CDS encoding DUF4191 domain-containing protein, translated as MPGKPRKPSPEEKKALKAQKKAASKQRRQQIWQAFQTQRKEDKKLLPIMIGVFVGAIALLTLVGWLFGLTWFFVPFGVLIGALGAFSIFGRRVQRSVYVKADGQPGAAGWALDNMRGQWRITQSIAGTTQLDAVHRVIGRPGIVFVAEGAPHRVKNLLAQEKKRTARVAGTTPIYDVIVGNEEGQVPLKGLQRYLMKLPRNISAAEMDSLENRLNALGSRAAAMPKGPMPQGAKMRSVQRAVRRR; from the coding sequence ATGCCCGGCAAGCCCCGCAAGCCCTCGCCCGAAGAGAAGAAGGCGCTCAAGGCCCAGAAGAAGGCCGCGTCGAAGCAGCGCCGCCAGCAGATCTGGCAGGCGTTCCAGACGCAGCGCAAGGAGGACAAGAAGCTCCTCCCGATCATGATCGGCGTCTTCGTCGGTGCGATCGCGCTGCTCACCCTGGTCGGCTGGCTCTTCGGGCTGACCTGGTTCTTCGTGCCGTTCGGCGTGCTCATCGGTGCGCTGGGGGCGTTCAGCATCTTCGGCCGGCGGGTGCAGCGCTCGGTCTACGTCAAGGCCGACGGGCAGCCGGGTGCCGCGGGCTGGGCGCTGGACAACATGCGCGGGCAGTGGCGGATCACCCAGAGCATCGCCGGCACCACCCAGCTCGACGCGGTGCACCGGGTCATCGGGCGGCCCGGCATCGTCTTCGTCGCCGAGGGCGCGCCGCACCGGGTGAAGAACCTCCTGGCGCAGGAGAAGAAGCGGACCGCGCGGGTCGCCGGCACCACCCCGATCTACGACGTGATCGTCGGGAACGAGGAGGGGCAGGTCCCGCTCAAGGGCCTGCAGCGGTACCTGATGAAGCTGCCGCGCAACATCTCCGCCGCGGAGATGGACTCGCTGGAGAACCGCCTCAACGCGCTCGGCAGCCGGGCCGCGGCGATGCCGAAGGGGCCGATGCCCCAGGGCGCGAAGATGCGGAGCGTCCAGCGCGCCGTGCGCCGCCGCTGA
- a CDS encoding glycosyltransferase family 4 protein, with product MARTLLVTNDFPPRPGGIQSYLHDLARALPVGELAVYAPAWRGDHEFDATLPFPVHRHRSSLMLPVPEVARRAAGIAREHGAGAVWFGAAAPLGLLGPSLRRRAGIGRVIATTHGHEVGWSMLPGARAALRRIGADADVVTTVSRWTRDRFAAAFGPDAALEPLPPPVDTTRFAPDPAARAAVRARYGLGGAPVVACVSRLVPRKGQDVLVAALPAIRERVPGARLLLVGGGPYRDRLRRLAVSHGVADAVVLTGGVPAAELAAHHAAGDVFALPCRTHLGGLDVEGLGIALLEAAASGLPVVAGDSGGAPETVEEGVTGHVVGGRDVSAVADRVAGLLADPARASAMGRAGRDRVRRIWGGTASADRLRTFLHPHA from the coding sequence GTGGCGCGCACGTTGCTGGTGACCAACGACTTCCCGCCCCGGCCCGGCGGCATCCAGAGCTACCTGCACGACCTGGCGCGCGCGCTGCCGGTCGGCGAGCTCGCCGTCTACGCCCCGGCCTGGCGGGGAGACCACGAGTTCGACGCGACGCTCCCGTTCCCGGTGCACCGCCACCGGTCCTCGCTGATGCTCCCGGTGCCCGAGGTCGCCCGGCGTGCCGCGGGGATCGCCCGTGAACACGGAGCCGGCGCCGTCTGGTTCGGTGCCGCGGCCCCGCTGGGCCTGCTGGGCCCGTCGCTGCGCCGGCGGGCCGGGATCGGCCGGGTCATTGCCACCACCCACGGGCACGAGGTCGGCTGGTCGATGCTGCCCGGGGCGCGCGCGGCACTGCGCAGGATCGGGGCGGACGCCGACGTCGTCACCACCGTCTCGCGCTGGACCCGGGACCGGTTCGCGGCCGCGTTCGGCCCGGACGCCGCGCTCGAGCCGCTGCCGCCGCCGGTCGACACCACCCGGTTCGCGCCCGATCCCGCGGCCCGCGCCGCGGTCCGGGCCCGCTACGGCCTCGGCGGGGCACCGGTCGTCGCCTGCGTGTCCCGTCTGGTACCGCGCAAGGGGCAGGACGTGCTCGTCGCAGCCCTGCCGGCGATCCGCGAGCGGGTGCCCGGTGCCCGCCTGCTGCTCGTCGGTGGCGGGCCGTACCGGGACCGGCTGCGGAGGCTGGCCGTCTCGCACGGGGTGGCCGACGCCGTCGTCCTGACGGGGGGTGTGCCGGCCGCGGAGCTCGCCGCGCACCACGCGGCCGGGGACGTGTTCGCGCTGCCGTGCCGCACCCACCTGGGCGGGCTGGACGTCGAGGGGCTGGGGATCGCGCTGCTCGAGGCGGCCGCGTCCGGCCTGCCGGTCGTCGCGGGGGACTCCGGCGGAGCCCCGGAGACGGTGGAGGAGGGCGTCACGGGGCACGTCGTCGGAGGGCGCGACGTGAGCGCCGTCGCCGACCGGGTGGCGGGTCTGCTGGCCGACCCGGCCCGGGCATCGGCGATGGGCCGCGCCGGGCGGGACCGGGTGCGGCGGATCTGGGGTGGGACCGCCTCCGCCGACCGGCTGCGGACGTTCCTGCACCCCCACGCCTGA
- a CDS encoding cytochrome bc complex cytochrome b subunit, whose protein sequence is MSSITTPTSSSGGLNEKGAEALDQLDQRFHPAAGLRKQFNKVFPTHWSFMLGEIALYSFIIVILSGIYLALFFDPSMEEIVYNGPYDPLRGVHMSRAYESALEISFEVRGGLFMRQLHHWAALLFVASMIIHMFRVFFTGAFRKPREANWTIGIVLILLGTFAGFTGYSLPDDLLSGVGLRIASGITLTVPIMGTWVHWALFGGEFPGTEIIPRLYILHVLVLPGIILALIAVHLGLVWYQKHTQFPGPGRTEKNVVGVRILPQFAAKGGAFFAVVAGVLALIAGLFQINGIWHLGPYDASHISAGSQPDFYMLWSEGMGRIFPPWEFYLFGEYTIPAAFIPTAGFLPVLFVVAGMYPALERRFTGDDALHNLLQRPRDVPVRTALGAMAISFYLWLVMCGFNDWISYFFHISLNATTWAGRLGLMIVPPIVYWVTYRWCLGLQKSDRAVLEHGIETGIIKRLPHGEFIEVHQPLAGVDSHGHAIELDYQGTSVPKRMNQLGSAGEPVPGSLMKPDPAEESRELAHARHEAHERELTERDERAAARRELESRREELAGRPDDGGRPQQPTE, encoded by the coding sequence ATGAGTTCGATCACCACGCCGACGTCCTCCTCCGGAGGGCTGAACGAGAAGGGCGCCGAGGCGCTCGACCAGCTCGACCAGCGGTTCCACCCGGCGGCCGGACTGCGCAAGCAGTTCAACAAGGTCTTCCCGACCCACTGGTCGTTCATGCTGGGCGAGATCGCGCTCTACAGCTTCATCATCGTGATCCTGTCGGGCATCTACCTGGCGCTGTTCTTCGATCCCTCCATGGAGGAGATCGTCTACAACGGCCCGTACGACCCGCTGCGCGGTGTCCACATGTCGCGGGCGTACGAGTCCGCGCTGGAGATCTCGTTCGAGGTCCGCGGCGGCCTGTTCATGCGCCAGCTGCACCACTGGGCCGCGCTGCTGTTCGTCGCCTCGATGATCATCCACATGTTCCGGGTGTTCTTCACCGGAGCGTTCCGCAAGCCGCGTGAGGCCAACTGGACGATCGGCATCGTGCTGATCCTGCTGGGCACCTTCGCCGGCTTCACCGGCTACTCGCTGCCGGACGACCTGCTCTCGGGCGTCGGCCTGCGGATCGCCTCGGGCATCACGCTGACCGTGCCGATCATGGGCACCTGGGTGCACTGGGCGCTGTTCGGCGGGGAGTTCCCGGGCACGGAGATCATCCCCAGGCTCTACATCCTGCACGTCCTGGTGCTGCCGGGGATCATCCTCGCGCTGATCGCGGTGCACCTCGGGCTGGTCTGGTACCAGAAGCACACCCAGTTCCCCGGCCCGGGACGGACCGAGAAGAACGTCGTCGGCGTGCGGATCCTGCCGCAGTTCGCGGCGAAGGGCGGCGCGTTCTTCGCCGTCGTCGCCGGTGTGCTCGCGCTGATCGCCGGCCTGTTCCAGATCAACGGCATCTGGCACCTCGGCCCGTACGACGCCTCGCACATCTCCGCGGGGTCCCAGCCGGACTTCTACATGCTCTGGTCCGAGGGCATGGGCCGGATCTTCCCGCCGTGGGAGTTCTACCTGTTCGGCGAGTACACGATCCCGGCCGCGTTCATCCCGACCGCGGGCTTCCTGCCGGTGCTGTTCGTGGTGGCCGGGATGTACCCGGCGCTCGAGCGCCGGTTCACCGGCGACGACGCGCTGCACAACCTGCTGCAGCGTCCGCGCGACGTGCCGGTCCGCACGGCGCTCGGCGCGATGGCGATCTCGTTCTACCTGTGGCTCGTGATGTGCGGGTTCAACGACTGGATCTCGTACTTCTTCCACATCTCGCTGAACGCGACGACGTGGGCGGGCCGCCTCGGGCTGATGATCGTTCCGCCGATCGTCTACTGGGTCACCTACCGCTGGTGCCTGGGCCTGCAGAAGTCGGACCGCGCGGTGCTGGAGCACGGCATCGAGACCGGCATCATCAAGCGGCTCCCGCACGGCGAGTTCATCGAGGTGCACCAGCCGCTGGCCGGTGTCGACTCGCACGGTCACGCGATCGAGCTGGACTACCAGGGCACGTCCGTGCCGAAGCGGATGAACCAGCTGGGCTCGGCCGGCGAGCCGGTCCCGGGTTCGCTGATGAAGCCGGACCCGGCCGAGGAGTCGCGGGAGCTGGCGCACGCCCGGCACGAGGCCCACGAGCGGGAGCTGACCGAGCGCGACGAGCGCGCGGCCGCCCGCCGGGAGCTCGAGTCCCGCCGCGAGGAGCTCGCCGGCCGGCCGGACGACGGTGGTCGTCCGCAGCAGCCGACCGAGTGA
- a CDS encoding DEDD exonuclease domain-containing protein, with protein sequence MTPCSPQLTFDELGTPLRDVTFCVVDLETTGGSHRADAITEVGAVSVRGGESIGELSTLVDPGTRVPADVTRLTGITNGMLAGAPPLGAVLPPVLDLLRGSVLVAHNAPFDTGFLRAACERHERPWPSPPVLCTARLARAVLPRSECPSVRLGALAAHFGCRTTPDHRALTDARATVEVLHHLLERIGNLGVQSLEELLQLVKDRAPHRPTTAQRQRRHLAKRVPSEPGVYLFRGAGDEVLYVGTSGDLHRRVRSYFTAGERRRRVRDMVAQAERVDTVVCAHALEASVRELRLIAAHRPRYNRRSRNPGRAWWVAPTAETFPRLSVVASPREGALGPFSSQRAATAVLDAALDAVPLRRCTIRIPARNPSGTPCALHELGRCAAPCAGLQSAEDYAPAVESWRELVEGRSDAPLRALADGVDARAADGRYEAAALARDRLAALASGVDRAGTLAGLAGLDEVVGARPDGSGGWQLAVLRHGRLAAAGNAPRGVRPMPVVEALRDGAQTVLPEPGPLRGAPAEEVRLLYRWLTEGGTRLVYSTPSWAEPARGGGPWREWADRARDTAHRTGEQSPDEPSHRT encoded by the coding sequence GTGACCCCCTGCTCCCCGCAGCTCACGTTCGACGAGCTCGGCACCCCGCTGCGCGACGTCACGTTCTGCGTCGTCGACCTGGAGACCACCGGCGGCAGCCACCGGGCCGACGCGATCACCGAGGTCGGCGCGGTCTCGGTACGGGGCGGGGAGTCGATCGGCGAGCTGTCCACGCTCGTCGACCCGGGCACGCGGGTGCCGGCCGACGTGACCCGGCTGACCGGGATCACGAACGGGATGCTCGCCGGTGCCCCGCCGCTCGGTGCGGTGCTGCCCCCGGTGCTCGACCTGCTCCGGGGGTCGGTGCTGGTCGCCCACAACGCCCCGTTCGACACCGGGTTCCTCCGGGCCGCGTGCGAGCGGCACGAGCGTCCCTGGCCGTCGCCACCGGTGCTCTGCACGGCCCGGCTGGCCCGCGCGGTGCTCCCCCGCAGCGAGTGCCCGAGCGTGCGGCTCGGGGCGCTCGCGGCGCACTTCGGCTGTCGCACCACGCCGGACCACCGGGCGCTGACCGACGCCAGGGCCACCGTCGAGGTGCTGCACCACCTCCTCGAACGCATCGGGAACCTCGGGGTGCAGAGCCTGGAGGAACTGCTGCAGCTGGTGAAGGACCGGGCGCCGCACCGCCCGACCACCGCGCAGCGGCAACGCCGTCACCTCGCGAAGCGGGTGCCGTCCGAGCCCGGGGTCTACCTGTTCCGCGGCGCGGGCGACGAGGTGCTCTACGTCGGCACGAGCGGGGACCTGCACCGCCGGGTCCGCTCCTACTTCACCGCGGGCGAGCGGCGCCGCCGGGTCCGCGACATGGTCGCTCAGGCCGAGCGGGTCGACACCGTCGTGTGCGCGCACGCGCTGGAGGCGTCGGTGCGGGAGCTGCGCCTGATCGCCGCGCACCGGCCCCGGTACAATCGGCGTTCCCGCAACCCCGGCCGCGCCTGGTGGGTGGCGCCGACGGCGGAGACCTTCCCGCGGCTCTCGGTCGTCGCCTCGCCGCGGGAGGGCGCACTCGGGCCGTTCTCCTCGCAGCGGGCGGCCACCGCCGTCCTCGACGCCGCGCTCGACGCGGTCCCGCTGCGCCGGTGCACCATCCGGATCCCGGCTCGCAACCCGTCCGGGACGCCGTGCGCGCTGCACGAGCTCGGGCGGTGTGCCGCGCCGTGCGCCGGGCTGCAGTCCGCCGAGGACTACGCGCCGGCCGTCGAGTCGTGGCGCGAGCTGGTCGAGGGCCGCAGCGACGCCCCGCTGCGCGCGCTGGCCGACGGGGTGGACGCCCGTGCCGCCGACGGCCGGTACGAGGCCGCCGCCCTGGCCCGGGACCGGCTCGCGGCGCTGGCCTCGGGTGTCGACCGGGCGGGCACGCTCGCCGGGCTCGCCGGGCTCGACGAGGTCGTCGGTGCCCGGCCGGACGGCAGCGGCGGCTGGCAGCTCGCCGTGCTGCGGCACGGCAGGCTCGCCGCAGCCGGGAACGCCCCGCGCGGGGTCCGGCCGATGCCGGTCGTCGAGGCACTGCGCGACGGGGCACAGACCGTCCTGCCCGAGCCCGGACCGCTGCGCGGCGCTCCCGCCGAGGAGGTGCGGCTGCTCTACCGCTGGCTGACCGAGGGCGGCACCCGCCTGGTGTACAGCACGCCGTCGTGGGCGGAGCCGGCCCGGGGTGGCGGGCCGTGGCGCGAGTGGGCGGACCGGGCCCGCGACACCGCGCACCGTACGGGCGAGCAGTCCCCCGACGAGCCGTCGCACCGCACCTGA
- the lipA gene encoding lipoyl synthase, which translates to MTVAPEGRKLLRLEVRNSETPIERKPSWIRTRARTGPQYTELKGLVRSGGLHTVCEEAGCPNIYECWEDREATFLIGGEQCTRRCDFCQIDTGKPSDLDVDEPRRVAESVQQMGLRYSTVTGVARDDLDDGGSWLYAETVRLIHEMNPGTGVELLIPDFNSRDDQLGPVFDARPEVLAHNLETVPRIFKRIRPAFRYERSLEVITKAREKGLVTKSNLILGMGETPDEVTSALRDLHEAGCEIITITQYLRPTKRHHPVERWVKPEEFVAHSKAAEEIGFAGVMAGPLVRSSYRAGRLYAQTVAHRGEELHPDLAHLTESGPAAQEASSLLARG; encoded by the coding sequence GTGACCGTCGCACCCGAAGGCCGCAAGCTGCTCCGCCTCGAGGTCCGCAACAGCGAGACCCCGATCGAGCGCAAACCGTCCTGGATCCGCACCCGCGCCCGGACCGGTCCGCAGTACACCGAGCTCAAGGGACTCGTCCGTTCGGGCGGGCTCCACACGGTGTGCGAGGAGGCCGGTTGCCCCAACATCTACGAATGCTGGGAGGACCGGGAGGCGACGTTCCTGATCGGTGGTGAGCAGTGCACCCGCCGCTGTGACTTCTGCCAGATCGACACCGGCAAGCCGTCCGACCTCGACGTCGACGAGCCCCGCCGGGTCGCGGAGTCCGTGCAGCAGATGGGTCTGCGCTACTCCACCGTCACCGGCGTCGCCCGTGACGACCTCGACGACGGCGGGTCCTGGCTCTACGCCGAGACCGTCCGCCTGATCCACGAGATGAACCCGGGCACCGGCGTCGAGCTGCTGATCCCGGACTTCAACTCCCGTGACGACCAGCTCGGCCCCGTCTTCGACGCCCGCCCCGAGGTCCTCGCGCACAACCTCGAGACGGTCCCGCGGATCTTCAAGCGGATCCGCCCGGCGTTCCGCTACGAGCGCTCCCTCGAGGTGATCACCAAGGCCCGCGAGAAGGGCCTGGTCACCAAGTCCAACCTGATCCTGGGGATGGGCGAGACCCCCGACGAGGTCACCTCGGCGCTCCGGGACCTGCACGAGGCCGGCTGCGAGATCATCACGATCACCCAGTACCTGCGCCCGACCAAGCGCCACCACCCGGTCGAGCGCTGGGTCAAGCCCGAAGAGTTCGTCGCGCACTCGAAGGCCGCCGAGGAGATCGGGTTCGCCGGGGTCATGGCCGGACCGCTGGTGCGGTCGTCGTACCGGGCGGGCCGGCTGTACGCGCAGACCGTCGCCCACCGCGGCGAGGAGCTGCACCCCGACCTGGCGCACCTGACCGAGTCGGGCCCCGCCGCCCAGGAGGCGAGCTCCCTCCTGGCCCGGGGCTGA
- a CDS encoding NYN domain-containing protein, producing the protein MAHDDTDAPGPTASGVPSCPGAGASEDPSDRSGGPSGPAHGPSGPARDPSGPARDSSGPARDPSGSDDPGPGSDCTGPGSGTPWPPLSAPLRARLAEIASAALGGLRPVEVPAPLRRFATFTPAKRARLAGQVLVAQLESDPAFRAAVVAWWAEHRPGELELPDRTEQGSGDDASAAASAAGPAAGTAGSDTDGDLPAPVDKLDAAAVALLTGDPRAGRRVTEAEQSGDLTAMRAERDEALAKVDKLTAELERVRAEVAEERDQARTVVGSRDAEFQQMRRRISDQGGKLRAALDARAELEAEVAGLRAGADERLTAARTECAHERERAEQERRRAEAAPREVAAARAAAREARRGDEVRLELLLDTVGGAIAGLRRELDVGAGGPRPADLLAGTGGDAATAARGRAGVPVDGLAALDTLLAMPAVHLIVDGYNVSKTGYPDLPLADQRSRLVGQLGVLGARTGVEITVVFDGAAVSAAPLRGGRGVRVLFSEAGVIADDVVRDLVAAEPRGRPLLVATTDQEVVRSVRRSGAHTVPSAVLLRRLGG; encoded by the coding sequence ATGGCGCACGACGACACGGATGCACCGGGCCCCACGGCCTCCGGCGTCCCGTCGTGTCCCGGCGCCGGGGCGTCCGAGGACCCCTCGGACCGTTCCGGCGGCCCGTCCGGCCCCGCACACGGCCCGTCCGGCCCAGCACGTGACCCGTCCGGCCCCGCACGCGACTCGTCGGGCCCCGCACGCGACCCGTCCGGCTCCGACGACCCCGGTCCGGGCTCCGACTGCACCGGTCCCGGGTCCGGCACTCCCTGGCCGCCGCTGTCGGCGCCGTTGCGGGCCCGGCTCGCCGAGATCGCGAGCGCGGCCCTGGGCGGCCTGCGGCCGGTCGAGGTGCCCGCCCCGCTGCGGCGTTTCGCGACGTTCACCCCGGCGAAGCGGGCCCGGCTCGCCGGGCAGGTCCTGGTCGCCCAGCTGGAGTCCGACCCGGCGTTCCGCGCGGCCGTCGTCGCGTGGTGGGCCGAGCACCGGCCGGGCGAGCTGGAGCTGCCGGACCGGACGGAGCAGGGGAGCGGCGACGACGCCTCGGCAGCCGCCTCCGCGGCCGGCCCGGCGGCCGGTACTGCCGGGTCCGACACCGACGGGGACCTCCCCGCCCCGGTCGACAAGCTCGACGCGGCCGCCGTCGCCCTGCTCACGGGCGACCCGCGGGCCGGGCGACGGGTGACCGAGGCCGAGCAGTCCGGGGACCTGACCGCGATGCGGGCCGAGCGGGACGAGGCGCTCGCCAAGGTCGACAAGCTCACCGCCGAGCTGGAACGGGTGCGGGCCGAGGTCGCGGAGGAACGGGACCAGGCGCGCACGGTCGTCGGGAGCCGGGACGCGGAGTTCCAGCAGATGCGACGCCGGATCAGCGACCAGGGTGGGAAGCTGCGCGCCGCGCTCGACGCCCGCGCGGAGCTGGAGGCCGAGGTCGCCGGGCTGCGTGCCGGGGCCGACGAGCGGCTGACCGCCGCGCGCACCGAGTGCGCGCACGAACGGGAGCGTGCCGAACAGGAGCGGCGCCGGGCCGAGGCGGCGCCCCGGGAGGTCGCCGCCGCACGGGCGGCGGCCCGGGAGGCGCGCCGCGGCGACGAGGTGCGGCTGGAGCTGCTGCTGGACACGGTCGGCGGGGCGATCGCGGGTCTGCGCCGCGAGCTCGACGTGGGCGCCGGGGGACCGCGCCCGGCGGACCTCCTCGCCGGGACGGGCGGGGACGCGGCGACCGCGGCCCGCGGGCGGGCCGGGGTGCCCGTCGACGGGCTCGCCGCGCTCGACACGTTGCTCGCCATGCCCGCGGTGCACCTGATCGTCGACGGCTACAACGTCAGCAAGACCGGCTATCCGGACCTGCCACTGGCCGACCAGCGCTCGCGCCTGGTGGGGCAGCTCGGCGTGCTCGGCGCCCGTACCGGGGTGGAGATCACCGTCGTGTTCGACGGTGCCGCGGTCAGCGCTGCGCCGCTGCGGGGCGGGCGCGGCGTCCGGGTGCTGTTCAGCGAGGCCGGCGTGATCGCCGACGACGTCGTGCGCGATCTCGTGGCCGCCGAGCCCCGCGGGCGCCCCCTGCTGGTGGCGACCACCGACCAGGAGGTCGTCCGCTCGGTGCGTCGCAGCGGTGCCCACACGGTGCCCTCGGCCGTCCTGCTGCGCCGCCTGGGCGGCTGA